CCGCCCCCAGCTCGTCGCCCCGGGAGACTCGGCCGGAGAATAATGCCAATGGAGGGGCCAGATCAGGTGGCCGAGATCGCCATGGTAGCCGTCACCGCTTCGCTCCTGGATTAACGTTTTATTCAGGGCGGCAGGCCACACGGAATGATCGGAACGGTTGACAACCGTGACGTCGACCACAAAGGCACCCTGTTTAAGCAGACCATCGACCAGCAGGGCGCCCATACGCCCTCCATAAACGATGCCGCAGAAGAGAAAGACGACGAGACAGACGGGCAAGAGCAAATAAAGCGAGAACCGAACTCTCTTATTCACCGCACTCACCTCCATTTTTGAAGTCTAGCATCGCTTCGTTCTCTTAGATATGGGAGCTTTCCTTGCACAACAGTGCATAAATTATTCATTTTTTCCCGTTCCGCCATACACCCCTCAAAAAGAGTTTCCCAAAGGAAGCTCTTCCAGGAAGACATCGAAACGGCGGAGGCGCGGGGTGGCCGCCTCGACGACAGCGATCGTTTCATCGGCGGCGACGACGGGGTAGGCCAGCCTCGTCGTCACCCGTTCAGGAAGGACGCACGGTCCGTCGTCTCCCGGAAGCCCCAAACGGGCCGAGGAGCCGAACCCGCCCTCTTCGGGCGGCCCCCAGGGCAAGGTCCCGGCATCGTAGAGGAGGAGACGACGTCCGACGAGATCCGCCAGAAGGAGGTCGCCTCGAGCAGTGAAGGCGAAGGAGAGGGCTCCTCCGCGAGGGAGCTCCAAACCCGCCTCGACCTTGCCCTCTCCGTCGAGACGGACGACGAAGTAGGTCCGTCCGCCGACGAGGAGATGAAGCCGTCCCCGATCGTCGCAGGCCAGATCGAGAAGGACCATGAAGCGGTCGAGGGAGAGGGCCCGCCGCAGCTCGCCCACGTCAAAAAAAGGAAGGCTCCCTCCTCGGGCCACGTCGACTCTCTCGACGGACTGGCCGAAAAGCTCCCCCTTGGCGAAGGCCACGAGATTCCAGGGGGCCGTCACGACGAAGAGGACGCCGTCGGAGGCGGCCATGGCAGCAGGAAGACGCCCGACGGTCCGGATCTCTCCGAGACGGTGGAGATCGCCGTCGTAACGGACGATTCTTCCCGCGCCCAAATCGGAGACATAGACCTCGCCCGTCGCGGCGTCGGCGGCCACACCCAGAGGCGCGTCCAACCCCTCCGCTCTCTGCGGAGACGATCCGTCCGCGGGAAAGGCGAGAAGGGCTCCCTCCAGGACATCGGCCACGTAGGCCCTGCCGCCTAGGAGGGCCACGTCGCCGAAAACGCGGGGAGGGACCTCCTTGAGGGTCAGGGGGGAAACGACGAGGAAGGCCCTGCCGTCGTAGGCCACCGTGACGGAAAGCCGCGCCGGCTCCGAAGGGGGGACTCCGGGGCTCGTCGCGGGAAGAGAGAGAGAGCTTCCCGCGCTCTCGGCTCTCCCCCCGGCGAGACGGAGAGGGCGAAGGTCGACGGCATCGCCCCACCGTCCATGGACGGCTGCGGGAAAGGTGATCGTCTCGCCGGGTCGGACCTCGTGAAGAAGACGCCAGGGAGAGGGCCTTTCGCTGCCGTCGATCGTCACGACCCAGTGGTGAGGCCACTTGCAGCTCTTCGCCCTCGCCGGGGAAAAGGCCGACTCGGCCAGATCGAGGTAGGTCCGGGCCAGTCGGGCGTTGGAGACGGCCGCCGTCACGGCCCCACCCGAATCGTTGACGACGGTGACGTCGACGACGAAATCGGCCTTGGTTCGGGCGAAACGGATCAGGTAGGCGCGCCTCGGCGTCCCGATTGTAAGGGCAATGACGACGGCGAGGGCGAGAGCCGCGACGGGCAGGACGAAAAAACGGAAGCGCTTCACCGATGCACCTCCTCAAGGAACGGAAAGCCTCGAAAAAGGGAATCCCGATGCGGTCGACCTCATGACCGCCGTGCCGCCCTCCACTGCCGGAAGGCCCAGATCCGCTCGTAGATGGGCGGAACGACAAAAAGGGCCCAGAGTGCCTCCGGCGAAAAGCCCCCCGATGGCCACCATGGCCATGGGAACCCTATAGGCGCCGCCGGCTCCCAGCCCCATGGCGAGGGGGATCATGGCGATGATGGACGTGGCGTCGGCCATGACGATGGGACGGAGTCTGACGCGGCAGGCCTCGACGACGGCGTCGAAGGGGGTACGCCCCCTTTTGCGGACGATTTCGGCGTAGTCGACGACGACGATGGCGTTGTTGACGACGAGGCCGACGAGCATGATCAGACCCAGGGCCCCGTAAAGGGAAATGTTGGTCCGCGTCACGAGAAGGAGAGGGACGACGCCGATGAGGGAGAAGGGAACGGTGACCATGATGACGAGGGCGAAGACGTAGGATTCGAGGATGGCGGCGATCATGAGAAAGGTGATGACGATGGCCATGGCAAAGGCGATGATCATGTAGGTGAAATTCTCCCTCATGTCCTCCACCTCGCCGCCGTAGACCAGACGGTACCCTCGCGGCAGCTTCATGGCGTTCAGCTCGGCGGAGATGTCCCGAAAGGCCTCCCCCACGGAACGTCCCGTCACGTCGGCCTCGACGGTGACGGAGCGGACTCGGTCCTTGCGGAGGATCTGCGTCGGACCGGCGCCGTAGGTCGTCTCGGCGAGGACGTCGAGGGGAGCGAAACCCCGGGGCCCCCTCAGAGGCAGGTCGGGAACGAGGAAGACGTTGTCCACCTTTTCCGGCGCCAGACGGACGAGGATGTCGTACTCCTTTCCCTCGCTGCGGAAGACACCGGCCTTTTTGCCCGTCACGTAGCCGCGGACCGTGTCGGCCAGGTCGGTCACCGTCAGCTCCTGCTGGGCCAGACGCCATCTCACGGGGCGGATCTGAAGTTCCGTACGGCCCAGCCGCCAGTCCGTATCGGCGTCGACGATGCCCTCGGTGCGGCGCACGACGTCGAGAACGGCCGTGGCCAGTTCGTTGAGGAGGATCATGTCATCGCCGACGACGGAAATCTGAAGGGCTTTCCCCGGGGCACCTCCCCCCTCGGCCGCGGCGGTGAGGCTCGCCGTCAGGTCGGGAAAGGCCGCCAGGAAGGGGCGTATCGCGTCGGCCACGGCGAAGGTGCTCGGCCTTCCCGGATCATCGCCGAGAAAAAGTCGGATGCGGCTCCTGTTGACGCCCGAGCTGGAACCGGCACCGCCGACGAGAACCTCGACGGCGTCGAGATGAGGCAAGGAGCGGACATGCTCTTCGATTCGATTCGTCACCTCCGTCGTGTAGGCCAGAGAGGCGACGGTGGGCAGCTCCAGATCGATCTGGACGATGCCCTGGTCGGCCTTGGGAAAAAACTCGAAGCCCAGCCGGGGGACAAGGGCCACGGAACCGCCGAAAAGCAGCAGGGAGAGGCCGATGGAGAGAAGGGGATGGCGCAGGGCCGTCACGACGAGCTCATCGTGGATCTCCTCGAAGCCGCGGTAGAGCCAGCTCCACCACCCAGTCAGGAGACGGCTGAGCCTGCCGGGCTCGTCGTAGCGGACTCGGGCGGCCATCATGGGCGTGAAGGTCATGGCCACCCAGAGAGAGAAAAGCGTCGAAAAGACGACGGCCAGGGCGAAATCGCGCAGAAACTGTCCCACGATGCCCCCCATGAAGGCCACGGGGATGAAGACGCCCAAATTGGTGAACGTCGTCGAGAGGACGGACAGGGCGATCTCCGACGTCCCCCTCTCGGCGGCCTCGACGGGGCCGTAGCCCATTTCTCGGTAGCGGAAGATGTTCTCGATGACGAGGATGGCGTTGTTGACGAGGACGCCGATGGAGATGGCCAACCCCAGGGTGCTCATGATGTTCATGGTGATGTCGGCGCCGTAGAGGAGGATGAAGGTGGCGACGACGGCCGTGGGCATGGCCAGGACAACGACGAGGGTGACGCCGAGGCGTCTCAGGAAGAGGAAGAGGATGAGGGCCGTCAGGGCGATGCCCGACGCCATGTCGCGGAAGACGTTGCCGATGGACTCGGCGATGAAGGTCGAGTCGTCGTTGGTCACCTCGATCGCCATCCCCTCGGGAAGATCGTCGGCGATATCGCCGACGAGACCCTCGATGCGGCGGCTGATCTCGACGATGTTGCTGTTGGGCGTGGCGATACACTCGATGAAAAGGGCCGATCGGTCCCGATAGCGGGCAAAACCTCGGCGTTCCTCCGTCGTGTCGACGATGCGGGCCACGTCGGAGAGGAGGACCGAGGCCCCCTCTCCTCGGGCGATGCGGATCTCGCCGAGGCGTTCCACGTCGTCGATCTCGCCCATGACGCGGATGGAGAGCTCCTGACGCCCCTTCGAGATGTGCCCTGAGGGATCGTTGAACTTGTCGCGCCGGAGGACGGCCACGATCTCCATCAGGGGCAGGCCGTACTGGTTGAGCCGGTTGGGATCGAGGTAGACGTGGATTTCGCGACGGACGTCTCCTCGGATGTCGGCCTTGGCCAGCCCCTCGATCTGAGTGATGCGCCTCTGGATCTTGTCCTCGACGATGTCGTAGGCCTGTTCCGGCGGGAGGTTGGACGTGACGGCCAGGGTCAGAAAGGGCTGGGCGTTGATGTCGTACTTTTCGACGATGGGATCGTCGGCCTCATCGGGCAGGAGCCCCTGGACGGCCTTGACCCGGTTGGAGACATCCAGATTGGCCTCGGAGACGTTGATGCCGTACTCGAACCAGACGACGACGTAGGAGATGCCCTCCAGGGAGTAACTTTCTATCTCCTTCACGCCCTCGACCTGCGAAACGGCATCCTCGACGGGTTTGGTGACGAGCGTTTCGATCTCCTGGGGGCCGGCCCCGTCATAGAGGGTGGCGACGACGACGGGGATGTCGATCTTGGGGAGCAGGGCAATGCCCGTGGAAAAGTAGCTGTAGGCACCGATGACGACGGCGAGGAGGACGAAGACCGTCGTCATGACGGGACGGCGGATGAAGACGGAGAGGAAGGCCATCGATCCCCCTACTCCCGGTCGCTCTCGGGCTTTTCGTTGTCGCCGTCGAGCCAGACCCGGGCGCCGTCATAGAGGCCGTCCATCCCCTCGACGACGACGGCCTCTCCCACATCCAATCCTGCGGGGATCTCGACGAGCCCCTCCTGGGCCGATCCGGCCTGGAAATCGCGCCGGAAGGCCCGGTCGCCGGAGACGACGAAGAGGTAGGTTCGGCCCGACTCGCGGCGGATCGCCTCGTAGGGAACGGCGACGACGTCGGGCCGGTCGTCGACGAGAAAGCGCACCTCCACGTAGGTGCCGGGCCGGAGAAAGCGCTCTCCTTCGAGGGAGACGACGGCCCGATAGAGACCCGTGGCCTCATCCGCTTCGGGATCGACGCGCTTCACGCTCCCCTCGACGGTAGGGCCGTCGACGATGATCTCGGCCCTCGTGCCGGACCCGACGGCGAAAAGATCGCCGGGGGCGATCAGGGCCTCCACTTCGAGTGACTCCAGGTCGGCCAGGCGGAGGAGAATCCGCCCGCCTTCGGCCACCTCGCCCACCTCGGCGTCGCGCATGACCACGACGGCCCGCCGCTGAGCCCTGACACGGGTCCGTTCCAGGGTGGAGCGGACTTCGGCCAAGGAGGAGCGAAGCGTTTCAAGAAGAACGGAGGCCGTGTCCAGCTCCTTGCCGGCCATGCCTCCCGCCTCGACAAGGGCCTTTCTGCGCCGATAATCCCTTTCGGCCTCGCCGATTTCGGCGAGACGGGCCTTGAGAGCGGCCGACTGCGTCTGTCGGGAAAGCTCGACGAGGATTTCTCCCGGACGGACCTCCTCGCCCACGTCGACAGGGACATGAACGATCACCTCGCGGAGAAAGGAGGAGATCTCCTGAACCGTCGCCGCCCGGACCTTGCCGTAGGCACTCTTCCATCGCCGCCAGGGAAGGGCCTCGACGGACCAGGTCCTGACGGGAAGGCCCTTCTCCGCCCGCAGCGCGGCCGCACTCCGGGCAGGGGCCTCCCTGTCGTGAGGGACGACGACGCGATAGGTCACGAGGCAAGCCACAGCCAGGAAGAGAAGGCTCCAGAACCCCTTTTGCAGGCGCCGTTCCGTCGCACGCTTCACGGGAAGACCTCCTCCACCCCGTAGACTCCCATGGCCCGCCGCATATCGACGAGGGCCAGACACATCCCCCTGACGGCTTCGAGCTCTTCCGTTCGAGCCCGTTGCTGTTCCGTCTGAGCCTCCATGACGTCAAGCTGGGAGCCGTAGCCTTCCTCGTACATGAGGAGCGTCACACGGAACTCCTCATCCGCCTGGACAACCTGCTTCCGGGCCGAACGCTCCAGAGCCGCCGCCCGCTCCCAGCGGTTCCGGGCCAGGTCCAGCTCCTCTTCGAGAGCTCTCTCCTCGGCACTCAGGGCGCTACGGGCACGCGCCAGAGAGGCCTCGGCCCTGGCCCTCTCGGCGCGGGCCCGTCCTCCGTCGCTCAACGGCAGGGTCAGGTCGAGGCGGAAGACCACCTCTCCCCGATCGGGAAGCGTCGCCCCTTCGGGATCGGCCAGAGCCGTATAGGCCCACGGAACCGTCGAGGACCGGAGCCATACCCCTGGCGGCCAGAGCCCGCTCGACACGGCAAAGTTCCGCCTCTCCCTCGAGGCGGACCAGAGCCGGTCTCTGCCGCCGAGCCCGTTCGCGATCGGCCTCAAGGAAGGACGGGAGGAGAAACGCGCCCTCGTCGGGCTCGACATCGCCGCCTCCGACGAAAGTCGACAGGCGGGAGAGCTCGTCTCTCTCGTCTGCCCGAGCCCGGACGAGAAGGCTCTCCTGCTCCTTCAGCCTTGTCGAGGCCCGGACCACGTCGAGGCGGGGAACCAGACCCTGGCGGAAACGTTCCTCCACGACGCGCAACGTCTCACGCCTCTCGTCGAGGAGCGCCTCCTGGAGCTTCACTCGACGGCGGGCCATGAGGGCGGACCAGTAAACCTCCTCGGCATTGCCGAGGAGGTCGTTGACCGTCTCTTTGTGACCGGCGACGGCGACGGCATAGGTGAGCAGGGCATGCCGTTCCTCGAGGGAGTGCCGGCCGGAAAGGTCGAAAGGCTGGGTCAGGGCCAGCTGCACATAACCATAGCCCTCCCGATCTCCCTCGGAGAGCAGCCACCCCGCCCCCTTGAGGGCGAGAGAAGAACGCTGATGGACCACGGAGAGGGTCGCCGTCTCGCGGCGAGCCTCCAGATCGTGCCGGGATGTTTCCAGTTCCTCGTTTCCCTGCAGCACTCTCTCGAGAAAGAGATCGAGGGAGAGGGGCTCGGCACCGGGAGGAGCGGCCAGCGGCACCGGGAGGAGGGAAAGGAGCAGCAACAGCGGAACGAAGCGGCGTCCAACGATCGTCGGGGTCATCCCATTTCCTCCCGGGGAACTGAAAAATCGGCGGCTACTTCACCGGTGGCTTCGAGCCACCTCGCGGCCTTCCTCTCCCCTTTTTATCGGCGAAACGGGAAAAGGCGAAGGCTCGTTCAGGACGGGAGCCGTCGGAGCGGGGCCGGTCGTCGCGGCGGGGAGCGTCGGAGCGGGGCCGGTCGTCGCGACGGGGAGCGTCGGAGCGGGGCCGGTCGTCGCGACGGGGGCCGTCGGAGCGGGGCCGGTCGTCGCGGCGGGGAGCGTCGGAGCGGGGCCGGTCGTCGCGACGGGGAGCGTCGGAGCGGGGCCGGTCGTCGCGGCGGGGAGCGTCGGAGCGGGGCCGGTCGTCGCGACGGGGGCCGTCATAGCGGGGCCGGTCGTCGCGACGGGGGCCGTCGGAGCGGGGCCGGTCGTCGCGACGGGGGCCGTCATAGCGGGGCCGATCGTCGCGACGGGGAGCGTCGGAGCGGGGCCGGTCGTCGCGACGGGGGCCGTCATAGCGGGGCCGATCGTCGCGACGGGGAGCGTCGGAGCGGGGCCGGTCGTCGCGACGGGGGCCGTCGGAGCGGGGCCGGTCGTCGCGGCGGGGAGCGTCGGAGCGGGGCCGGTCGTCGCGGCGGGGAGCGTCGGAGCGGGGCCGGTCGTCGCGGCGGGGAGCGTCGGAGCGGGGCCGGTCGTCGCGGCGGGGAGCGTCGGAGCGGGGCCGGTCGTCGCGACGGGGGCCGTCATAGCGGGGCCGATCGTCGCGACGGGGAGCGTCGGAGCGGGGCCGGTCGTCGCGACGGGGGCCGTCATAGCGGGGCCGGTCGTCGCGACGGGGGCCGTCATAGCGGGGCCGGTCGTCGCGACGGGGGCCGTCATAGCGGGGCCGGTCGTCGCGACGGGGAGCGTCGGAGCGGGGCCGGTCGTCGCGGCGGGGAGCGTCGGAGCGGGGCCGGTCGTCGCGGCGGGGACCGTCGGAGCGGGGCCGATCGTCGCGGCGGGGACCGTCGGAGCGGGGCCGGTCGGAGGCGGGGCGCCCCTGATAGGTCTCTCCGGCTTCACGGCGCCTGAGCTGGCCGCAGGCGGCATCGATATCGGAGCCTTTCTCGGCCCGCGTCTCGACCTCGACGCCGAGAGACTGGAGTTCCTCCTTGAAACCCTGAACGCGCGCCCGGGAAGAACGCTTGAAATCGGCCCCTTCGACGGCGTTGAAGGGGATGAGGTTCACGTAGGCCTTCATGCCCGAAAGGAGGGCAGCCAGGTCGCGGGCATGGGAGAGACTGTCGTTGACATCGGCCATGAGGAGATACTCGAAGGAGATGCGGTTGCCCGTCCGCTCCTGGTAATCGCTGAGGGCGGCCATGAGAGCCCCCAGAGGATAACGCTTGTCGACGGGCATGAGACGACTCCGGAGTCCGTCGGTGGGGGCGTGGAGGGAGACGGAGAGCCCCACCCCAGGCGCCTCCTGGGCGAGACGCCTTATGGCCGGAACGATGCCGGCCGTCGAGACGGTGAAGCGGCG
The DNA window shown above is from Aminithiophilus ramosus and carries:
- a CDS encoding TolC family protein, which gives rise to MSDGGRARAERARAEASLARARSALSAEERALEEELDLARNRWERAAALERSARKQVVQADEEFRVTLLMYEEGYGSQLDVMEAQTEQQRARTEELEAVRGMCLALVDMRRAMGVYGVEEVFP
- a CDS encoding efflux RND transporter permease subunit, with translation MAFLSVFIRRPVMTTVFVLLAVVIGAYSYFSTGIALLPKIDIPVVVATLYDGAGPQEIETLVTKPVEDAVSQVEGVKEIESYSLEGISYVVVWFEYGINVSEANLDVSNRVKAVQGLLPDEADDPIVEKYDINAQPFLTLAVTSNLPPEQAYDIVEDKIQRRITQIEGLAKADIRGDVRREIHVYLDPNRLNQYGLPLMEIVAVLRRDKFNDPSGHISKGRQELSIRVMGEIDDVERLGEIRIARGEGASVLLSDVARIVDTTEERRGFARYRDRSALFIECIATPNSNIVEISRRIEGLVGDIADDLPEGMAIEVTNDDSTFIAESIGNVFRDMASGIALTALILFLFLRRLGVTLVVVLAMPTAVVATFILLYGADITMNIMSTLGLAISIGVLVNNAILVIENIFRYREMGYGPVEAAERGTSEIALSVLSTTFTNLGVFIPVAFMGGIVGQFLRDFALAVVFSTLFSLWVAMTFTPMMAARVRYDEPGRLSRLLTGWWSWLYRGFEEIHDELVVTALRHPLLSIGLSLLLFGGSVALVPRLGFEFFPKADQGIVQIDLELPTVASLAYTTEVTNRIEEHVRSLPHLDAVEVLVGGAGSSSGVNRSRIRLFLGDDPGRPSTFAVADAIRPFLAAFPDLTASLTAAAEGGGAPGKALQISVVGDDMILLNELATAVLDVVRRTEGIVDADTDWRLGRTELQIRPVRWRLAQQELTVTDLADTVRGYVTGKKAGVFRSEGKEYDILVRLAPEKVDNVFLVPDLPLRGPRGFAPLDVLAETTYGAGPTQILRKDRVRSVTVEADVTGRSVGEAFRDISAELNAMKLPRGYRLVYGGEVEDMRENFTYMIIAFAMAIVITFLMIAAILESYVFALVIMVTVPFSLIGVVPLLLVTRTNISLYGALGLIMLVGLVVNNAIVVVDYAEIVRKRGRTPFDAVVEACRVRLRPIVMADATSIIAMIPLAMGLGAGGAYRVPMAMVAIGGLFAGGTLGPFCRSAHLRADLGLPAVEGGTAVMRSTASGFPFSRLSVP
- a CDS encoding NHL repeat-containing protein gives rise to the protein MKRFRFFVLPVAALALAVVIALTIGTPRRAYLIRFARTKADFVVDVTVVNDSGGAVTAAVSNARLARTYLDLAESAFSPARAKSCKWPHHWVVTIDGSERPSPWRLLHEVRPGETITFPAAVHGRWGDAVDLRPLRLAGGRAESAGSSLSLPATSPGVPPSEPARLSVTVAYDGRAFLVVSPLTLKEVPPRVFGDVALLGGRAYVADVLEGALLAFPADGSSPQRAEGLDAPLGVAADAATGEVYVSDLGAGRIVRYDGDLHRLGEIRTVGRLPAAMAASDGVLFVVTAPWNLVAFAKGELFGQSVERVDVARGGSLPFFDVGELRRALSLDRFMVLLDLACDDRGRLHLLVGGRTYFVVRLDGEGKVEAGLELPRGGALSFAFTARGDLLLADLVGRRLLLYDAGTLPWGPPEEGGFGSSARLGLPGDDGPCVLPERVTTRLAYPVVAADETIAVVEAATPRLRRFDVFLEELPLGNSF
- a CDS encoding TolC family protein — translated: MTPTIVGRRFVPLLLLLSLLPVPLAAPPGAEPLSLDLFLERVLQGNEELETSRHDLEARRETATLSVVHQRSSLALKGAGWLLSEGDREGYGYVQLALTQPFDLSGRHSLEERHALLTYAVAVAGHKETVNDLLGNAEEVYWSALMARRRVKLQEALLDERRETLRVVEERFRQGLVPRLDVVRASTRLKEQESLLVRARADERDELSRLSTFVGGGDVEPDEGAFLLPSFLEADRERARRQRPALVRLEGEAELCRVERALAARGMAPVLDGSVGLYGSGRSRRGDASRSGRGGLPPRPDPAVERRRTGPRREGQGRGLSGACP
- a CDS encoding efflux RND transporter periplasmic adaptor subunit → MKRATERRLQKGFWSLLFLAVACLVTYRVVVPHDREAPARSAAALRAEKGLPVRTWSVEALPWRRWKSAYGKVRAATVQEISSFLREVIVHVPVDVGEEVRPGEILVELSRQTQSAALKARLAEIGEAERDYRRRKALVEAGGMAGKELDTASVLLETLRSSLAEVRSTLERTRVRAQRRAVVVMRDAEVGEVAEGGRILLRLADLESLEVEALIAPGDLFAVGSGTRAEIIVDGPTVEGSVKRVDPEADEATGLYRAVVSLEGERFLRPGTYVEVRFLVDDRPDVVAVPYEAIRRESGRTYLFVVSGDRAFRRDFQAGSAQEGLVEIPAGLDVGEAVVVEGMDGLYDGARVWLDGDNEKPESDRE
- the rlmN gene encoding 23S rRNA (adenine(2503)-C(2))-methyltransferase RlmN codes for the protein MGSVIKGLDMDYEELRLVFEERLGEPRFRVDQVGAWVYRRRIFDVSQMTDLSIPLRERLALEIDFTPPRLSRDVTSERDGTKKFLWRLDDGETVESVLLVHDNRQTACLSTQVGCPLSCTFCATGQGGFVRDLSAGEIVGQLLAMEAHLGRDIANVVFMGMGEPLLNVDALLKAIAILNHTKLRAMSIRRFTVSTAGIVPAIRRLAQEAPGVGLSVSLHAPTDGLRSRLMPVDKRYPLGALMAALSDYQERTGNRISFEYLLMADVNDSLSHARDLAALLSGMKAYVNLIPFNAVEGADFKRSSRARVQGFKEELQSLGVEVETRAEKGSDIDAACGQLRRREAGETYQGRPASDRPRSDGPRRDDRPRSDGPRRDDRPRSDAPRRDDRPRSDAPRRDDRPRYDGPRRDDRPRYDGPRRDDRPRYDGPRRDDRPRSDAPRRDDRPRYDGPRRDDRPRSDAPRRDDRPRSDAPRRDDRPRSDAPRRDDRPRSDAPRRDDRPRSDGPRRDDRPRSDAPRRDDRPRYDGPRRDDRPRSDAPRRDDRPRYDGPRRDDRPRSDGPRRDDRPRYDGPRRDDRPRSDAPRRDDRPRSDAPRRDDRPRSDAPRRDDRPRSDGPRRDDRPRSDAPRRDDRPRSDAPRRDDRPRSDGSRPERAFAFSRFADKKGRGRPRGGSKPPVK